TCAGCCGTCGAACCGATACGTGCCGCCGGCATCCACCAGCACCTGCGGCAGACGATGATGCTTCTCGAAGTACTCGTACCCGGGCTGCAGCGTCCTCCAGAACCGGAGCAGCTCCGGGTGGTCGGCGAACACGTCCTTCATCCGGCGCATCTCGGCATTGTCCAGCCGCGCCGGGAAGATGTGCACGGGGATGCGGGTCTGGCCCATCGCGTGCGCCTCGATCCCGATCCAGTACAGCTCCTCGATTCC
The sequence above is a segment of the Longimicrobiales bacterium genome. Coding sequences within it:
- a CDS encoding L,D-transpeptidase family protein, which codes for GPKRHQGDAQVPEGFYNIDLFNPNSSYHLSMRVDYPNARDRAANPDGNLGGDIYIHGDCVSEGCLAMTDEGIEELYWIGIEAHAMGQTRIPVHIFPARLDNAEMRRMKDVFADHPELLRFWRTLQPGYEYFEKHHRLPQVLVDAGGTYRFDG